From Streptomyces yatensis, one genomic window encodes:
- a CDS encoding alpha/beta hydrolase, giving the protein MATGFLAKAASAVTLPVAPLYGAFLSYMIYHPPRRPHHKKPADLGLTSTDVNVPLNGQQGRGLHVWLIPGDTERVVVLGHGLGLSKSASLAQARLLSEAGYTVAMFDHRNHGKSVADRAGWGMSDRHTDDVVAVVRHMRSMDEYATARIAIYGFSISTFPSFYMLKREDCPVDAVIFDSGPALELAPLFRNFVAAGGVPIPGPLGAGPSRAVVETVASSAAVAMLRVQWPPPLGGAYERTPMLFLAGDLDTMIPASGVRALAERYPLAEVHTLPDTEHLQGIKTQPEMYAETVLGFLERTLKD; this is encoded by the coding sequence ATGGCGACGGGATTCCTGGCCAAGGCGGCCTCGGCGGTGACCCTCCCGGTGGCACCGTTGTACGGCGCCTTCCTCTCGTACATGATCTACCACCCGCCCCGCAGGCCGCATCACAAGAAGCCCGCCGACCTGGGGCTGACCAGCACGGATGTCAACGTTCCGCTGAACGGTCAGCAGGGGCGCGGACTGCATGTCTGGCTCATCCCCGGCGACACCGAGCGTGTCGTGGTCCTCGGACACGGCCTGGGGCTGAGCAAGTCCGCGAGCCTGGCGCAGGCGCGGCTGCTCAGCGAGGCCGGCTATACGGTCGCGATGTTCGACCACCGCAACCACGGTAAGAGCGTCGCGGACCGGGCGGGCTGGGGCATGAGCGACCGTCACACCGACGATGTGGTCGCCGTGGTGCGGCACATGCGGTCGATGGACGAGTACGCCACGGCGCGCATCGCGATCTACGGCTTCTCCATCTCGACCTTCCCCTCCTTCTACATGCTCAAGAGGGAGGACTGCCCGGTCGACGCGGTGATCTTCGACAGCGGTCCGGCGCTGGAGCTGGCCCCGCTGTTCCGGAACTTCGTCGCGGCCGGCGGCGTGCCGATCCCCGGCCCGCTGGGCGCCGGGCCCTCCCGCGCGGTCGTGGAGACGGTCGCCTCGTCGGCCGCGGTGGCGATGCTGCGGGTGCAGTGGCCGCCGCCGCTCGGGGGCGCGTACGAGCGCACCCCGATGCTCTTTCTGGCCGGTGATCTCGACACCATGATCCCCGCGTCCGGGGTGCGGGCGCTGGCCGAGCGCTATCCGCTGGCCGAGGTGCACACCCTGCCGGACACCGAACATCTGCAGGGGATCAAGACCCAGCCGGAGATGTACGCGGAGACGGTCCTGGGCTTCCTGGAGCGGACGCTCAAGGACTGA
- a CDS encoding DUF2277 domain-containing protein translates to MCRSIKTLRPPYAEAVTDDDMRAAALQYVRKISGFRRPAAHNAEAFDKAVEAIAAATGELLDSLEVRGGAAR, encoded by the coding sequence ATGTGCAGATCCATCAAGACACTCCGCCCGCCGTACGCCGAAGCGGTCACCGACGACGATATGCGCGCCGCGGCGCTGCAGTACGTCCGCAAGATCTCCGGCTTCCGCCGGCCGGCCGCGCATAACGCGGAGGCGTTCGACAAGGCCGTGGAGGCGATCGCCGCCGCCACGGGCGAGCTGCTGGACTCGCTCGAGGTGCGGGGCGGGGCCGCACGCTGA
- the ehuA gene encoding ectoine/hydroxyectoine ABC transporter ATP-binding protein EhuA produces MDGSELIRFDQVTKRFGSNTVLDNLDFSVSSGKHVTLIGPSGSGKTTILRLLMTLIKPDEGTIKVDGDYLTHEDRGGSLVPAGEKHTREVRKKIGMVFQQFNLFPNMRVLRNITEAPVHVLGLSKDEAETRARELLDLVGLGDKCDAYPTQLSGGQQQRVAIARALAMRPQVMLLDEVTSALDPELVAGVLDVLRDIAHTTDITMLCVTHEMNFARDISDDVLMFDAGRVIESGPPEKIFTEPEHERTREFLSAVL; encoded by the coding sequence GTGGACGGCAGTGAACTGATCCGCTTCGACCAGGTGACCAAGCGCTTCGGCAGCAATACGGTCCTGGACAACCTCGACTTCTCGGTGTCCTCCGGCAAGCACGTCACCCTGATCGGCCCCTCGGGATCGGGCAAGACCACGATCCTGCGGCTGCTGATGACGCTGATCAAGCCGGACGAGGGCACGATCAAGGTCGACGGCGACTACCTCACCCATGAGGACAGAGGCGGCTCGCTGGTCCCGGCGGGCGAGAAGCACACCCGTGAGGTGCGCAAGAAGATCGGGATGGTCTTTCAGCAGTTCAACCTCTTCCCCAATATGCGGGTGCTGCGGAACATCACCGAGGCCCCGGTGCATGTGCTCGGCCTGAGCAAGGACGAGGCCGAGACCCGCGCCCGGGAGCTGCTCGACCTGGTCGGGCTCGGCGACAAGTGCGACGCGTACCCGACGCAGCTCTCCGGCGGGCAGCAGCAGCGGGTGGCGATCGCCCGGGCGCTGGCGATGCGGCCGCAGGTGATGCTGCTGGACGAGGTCACCTCGGCGCTGGACCCGGAGCTGGTGGCCGGGGTGCTGGATGTGCTGCGCGACATCGCTCATACGACGGACATCACCATGCTGTGCGTGACGCATGAGATGAACTTCGCCCGGGACATCTCCGACGATGTGCTGATGTTCGACGCGGGCCGGGTGATCGAGTCCGGGCCGCCGGAGAAGATCTTCACCGAGCCGGAGCACGAGCGGACGAGGGAGTTCCTGAGCGCGGTTCTCTAG
- a CDS encoding 4'-phosphopantetheinyl transferase family protein → MSFTSPVQPAQEPRRWAPVGALPTPGSRPGPGEVAVWLLRIPPHAAAATAVAESVLDERERERAGRLRTDLLRERYVTSHVGLRTLLGGYLGIAPGAVEFVRETCGMPDCDKPHGRPALAGEDSLHFSLSHSGDAALCAVAGVPVGADVEERDPERTGTRLTGLIGQLHPQERAAIDALPEELRAEAFLGCWVRKEAYLKGIGTGLPGGISAHHVGLAEGLAPADAPSGPGGWAFADIEAPPGYHAAIAVRDEAASGGPARPVVTVAGLPLG, encoded by the coding sequence GTGTCCTTCACCAGCCCGGTTCAGCCCGCACAAGAACCCCGGCGATGGGCCCCGGTCGGCGCCCTGCCCACTCCGGGGAGCCGTCCCGGCCCCGGCGAGGTGGCCGTATGGCTGCTGCGGATACCGCCCCATGCCGCCGCTGCCACCGCCGTCGCGGAGTCCGTGCTGGACGAGCGGGAGCGGGAGCGCGCGGGGAGGCTGCGGACCGACCTGCTGCGCGAGCGCTATGTGACCTCCCACGTGGGGCTGCGGACGCTGCTCGGGGGCTATCTCGGCATCGCCCCGGGCGCGGTCGAGTTCGTCCGGGAGACCTGCGGAATGCCGGACTGCGACAAGCCGCACGGCCGCCCGGCCCTGGCGGGCGAGGACTCGCTGCACTTCTCCCTCTCCCACTCCGGGGACGCCGCCCTGTGCGCCGTCGCCGGGGTGCCCGTGGGCGCCGATGTCGAGGAGCGGGACCCCGAGCGCACCGGGACCCGGCTGACGGGGCTGATCGGGCAGCTGCACCCGCAGGAGCGGGCGGCGATCGACGCGCTTCCGGAGGAGCTGCGGGCGGAGGCGTTCCTGGGCTGCTGGGTCCGTAAGGAGGCGTACCTCAAGGGGATCGGCACCGGGCTGCCGGGCGGGATCAGCGCCCACCATGTGGGTCTCGCCGAGGGGCTGGCCCCCGCCGACGCGCCGTCCGGCCCCGGCGGCTGGGCCTTCGCCGACATCGAGGCACCGCCCGGCTACCACGCGGCGATCGCCGTACGGGACGAGGCCGCGAGCGGTGGCCCGGCGCGGCCGGTGGTGACCGTGGCCGGTCTGCCCCTGGGCTGA
- a CDS encoding DUF3830 family protein, which translates to MVDRADRFIEVSLEKRGVSCTAKLLDERAPITCEAVWNALPLGGDVYHAKYARNEIYALLPPFAPEEPPLENPTITPIPGDLCYFTFTDTQLGTKSYGYETDAKHQGRRQVVDLALFYERNNLLINGDAGWVPGIVWGSVVDGLDRMADACQDLWRAGALGETLSFRRA; encoded by the coding sequence ATGGTTGACCGAGCCGACCGGTTCATCGAGGTCTCGCTCGAGAAGCGTGGGGTGAGCTGCACGGCCAAGCTCCTTGACGAGCGTGCGCCGATCACCTGCGAGGCGGTGTGGAACGCACTGCCGCTGGGGGGTGACGTATATCACGCGAAGTACGCGCGCAATGAGATCTATGCGCTACTGCCCCCCTTCGCGCCCGAGGAGCCGCCCCTGGAGAACCCGACGATCACCCCGATCCCCGGTGACCTGTGTTACTTCACCTTCACGGACACCCAGCTCGGGACCAAGTCGTACGGATACGAGACCGACGCCAAGCACCAGGGACGACGGCAGGTCGTCGATCTGGCGCTCTTCTACGAGCGGAACAACCTGCTGATCAACGGCGACGCGGGCTGGGTGCCCGGGATCGTCTGGGGCTCGGTGGTCGACGGCCTCGACCGGATGGCCGACGCCTGCCAGGACCTGTGGCGCGCCGGGGCGCTGGGGGAGACCCTCAGCTTCCGCCGGGCGTAG
- a CDS encoding amidase: MTDIHNLTAVQLIERYASGELSPVEATRAVLHRIEQIQPEVNAFSRVDAEGALRQAEESAERWRRGAPAGLVDGVPVSVKDILLLRGAPTLRGSRTVRPEGQAWDEDAPSVARLREHGAVFVGKTTTPEFGWKGVTDSPVYGVTGNPYDPQRTAGGSSGGSAAAVALGAGPLSLGTDGGGSVRIPASFCGIFALKPTYGRVPLYPASAFGTLAHVGPMTRDAADAALLMDVISGPDWRDWSQLAPSGGGFQEALASGGGGVDGLRVAYSPSLGGAAVVDPEVAASVRRAVDLLAELGAVVEEIDPGFEDPVEAFHTLWFSGAARVVQPLGAEAWELLDPGLREICAQGASYSALDYLAAVDVRMALGHAMGRFHSAYDLLVTPTLPITAFEAGVEVPKGSEHTRWTGWTPFTYPFNLTQQPAASVPCGLSGAGLPIGVQLVGARHADALVLRAAHALFEAGLADGVRPAAA; the protein is encoded by the coding sequence ATGACGGACATTCACAACCTGACAGCCGTTCAACTCATCGAGCGCTATGCCTCCGGCGAGCTCTCCCCGGTCGAGGCGACCCGTGCCGTCCTCCACCGGATCGAGCAGATACAGCCGGAGGTGAACGCCTTCAGCCGGGTGGACGCCGAGGGCGCGCTGCGGCAGGCGGAGGAGTCCGCCGAGCGGTGGCGGCGCGGGGCCCCCGCGGGGCTGGTGGACGGCGTTCCGGTGTCGGTGAAGGACATCCTGCTGCTGCGTGGCGCGCCCACGCTGCGCGGTTCGCGGACCGTACGGCCCGAGGGCCAGGCGTGGGACGAGGACGCGCCCTCGGTGGCGCGGCTGCGCGAGCACGGCGCGGTGTTCGTGGGAAAGACCACGACCCCGGAGTTCGGCTGGAAGGGTGTCACCGACAGTCCGGTCTACGGGGTCACCGGCAATCCGTACGACCCCCAGCGGACCGCGGGCGGCTCCAGTGGCGGCAGCGCGGCCGCGGTCGCGCTGGGCGCGGGTCCGCTGAGCCTGGGGACGGACGGCGGGGGTTCGGTCCGTATCCCGGCGTCCTTCTGCGGCATCTTCGCGTTGAAACCCACCTATGGGCGGGTTCCGCTCTATCCGGCGAGCGCGTTCGGCACCCTGGCCCATGTGGGGCCGATGACCCGGGACGCGGCGGACGCGGCGCTGCTGATGGATGTGATCTCCGGTCCGGACTGGCGCGACTGGTCCCAGCTGGCGCCCTCCGGGGGCGGCTTCCAGGAGGCGCTCGCCTCCGGCGGGGGCGGGGTGGACGGGCTGCGGGTGGCCTACAGCCCCTCGCTCGGCGGTGCGGCCGTGGTCGACCCGGAGGTGGCCGCGTCGGTGCGGCGGGCGGTGGATCTGCTGGCGGAGCTGGGCGCCGTGGTCGAGGAGATCGACCCGGGGTTCGAGGATCCGGTGGAGGCGTTCCACACGCTGTGGTTCAGCGGCGCGGCCCGGGTGGTGCAGCCGCTGGGCGCGGAGGCCTGGGAGCTGCTGGATCCGGGGCTGCGCGAGATCTGCGCCCAGGGGGCGTCGTACAGCGCGCTGGACTATCTGGCGGCCGTGGATGTGCGGATGGCCCTCGGCCATGCGATGGGGCGGTTCCACTCCGCGTACGACCTGCTGGTCACCCCGACGCTGCCGATCACCGCGTTCGAGGCGGGGGTCGAGGTGCCCAAGGGCTCGGAGCACACCCGGTGGACGGGCTGGACGCCGTTCACCTACCCGTTCAACCTGACCCAGCAGCCCGCGGCTTCGGTGCCGTGCGGCCTGAGTGGGGCGGGTCTGCCGATCGGGGTGCAACTGGTGGGCGCGCGCCACGCGGACGCGCTGGTGCTGCGGGCGGCGCACGCGCTGTTCGAGGCCGGGCTGGCGGACGGGGTGCGACCCGCGGCTGCCTGA
- the ehuD gene encoding ectoine/hydroxyectoine ABC transporter permease subunit EhuD encodes MTWNWDVAKDFLPELGRGLLITLEATALGSILAFALGLVWAMAFRSPTRFVRWPVAAVVEFIRNTPLLVQLFFFYYVLPTWDIKFSALTTGVIALGLHYSTYTAEVYRAGIDGVPKGQWEAATALSLSRGRTWTAVILPQAIRRVVPALGNYVIAMLKDSPMLALIGVVDMLQKARAEGASSFQYIEPYTMVGIAFIVIAYPASLLMRALERRLGH; translated from the coding sequence GTGACCTGGAACTGGGATGTGGCCAAGGACTTCCTCCCCGAGCTGGGCCGCGGACTGCTGATCACCCTGGAGGCGACCGCGCTGGGCTCGATCCTGGCGTTCGCGCTCGGCCTGGTGTGGGCGATGGCCTTCCGCTCGCCGACCCGCTTTGTGCGTTGGCCGGTGGCCGCGGTCGTGGAGTTCATCCGCAACACCCCGCTGCTGGTGCAGCTGTTCTTCTTCTACTACGTGCTGCCGACCTGGGACATCAAGTTCTCGGCGCTCACCACCGGCGTGATCGCGCTCGGCCTGCACTACTCGACGTACACCGCCGAGGTCTACCGGGCCGGTATCGACGGTGTGCCCAAGGGGCAGTGGGAGGCGGCGACCGCGCTCAGCCTCTCCCGCGGCCGTACCTGGACCGCGGTGATCCTGCCGCAGGCCATCCGCCGGGTGGTGCCCGCCCTGGGCAACTACGTCATCGCGATGCTGAAGGACTCCCCGATGCTCGCGCTGATCGGCGTCGTCGACATGCTGCAGAAGGCGCGCGCCGAAGGCGCGTCGTCCTTCCAGTACATCGAGCCCTACACGATGGTCGGCATCGCCTTCATCGTCATCGCCTATCCGGCTTCCCTTCTGATGCGAGCCCTGGAGCGTCGTCTTGGCCACTGA
- the ehuC gene encoding ectoine/hydroxyectoine ABC transporter permease subunit EhuC: MTAGLWENWLLPGVWITIQLTLFSAVFAAVVAFGIGIARTSRLWIVRFLTGFYVEIFRGTSALVLMFWLFFVMPLAFGYQLVSMWAAVLALGLTYGAYGSEIVRGAIASVAPAQREAAIALSFTPAQRMRRVILPQAIPEMIPPFNNLLIELLKATALVSAVSVADITFAAQLSRLATGDSLEIYAIILVLYFVLAFVLTRLMRLLERRAKAGIGQAPVKSDKGPLVTRKLSARQESEQSSNIITGGAQ, from the coding sequence ATGACGGCCGGACTGTGGGAAAACTGGCTTCTTCCGGGCGTCTGGATCACCATCCAGCTGACCCTGTTCAGCGCGGTCTTCGCGGCCGTCGTGGCGTTCGGCATCGGGATCGCGCGCACCTCACGGCTGTGGATCGTCCGCTTTCTGACCGGCTTCTATGTGGAGATCTTCCGCGGCACCTCGGCCCTGGTGCTGATGTTCTGGCTGTTCTTCGTGATGCCGCTGGCCTTCGGGTACCAACTGGTGTCGATGTGGGCGGCGGTGCTGGCGCTGGGCCTCACCTACGGGGCGTACGGCTCGGAGATCGTGCGCGGCGCGATCGCCTCGGTGGCCCCGGCGCAGCGTGAGGCGGCCATCGCGCTCAGCTTCACCCCCGCACAGCGGATGCGCCGGGTGATCCTGCCGCAGGCGATCCCGGAGATGATCCCGCCCTTCAACAATCTGCTGATCGAGCTGTTGAAGGCGACCGCCCTGGTCTCCGCGGTGAGCGTCGCCGACATCACCTTCGCCGCCCAGCTCTCGCGGCTGGCGACCGGCGACAGCCTGGAGATCTACGCGATCATCCTGGTCCTCTACTTCGTGTTGGCCTTCGTCCTCACCCGGCTGATGCGGCTGCTGGAGCGGCGCGCCAAGGCGGGCATCGGCCAGGCTCCGGTGAAGTCCGACAAGGGCCCGCTGGTCACCCGGAAGCTGTCCGCGCGCCAGGAGTCCGAGCAGTCGTCCAACATCATCACGGGAGGTGCCCAGTGA
- a CDS encoding alpha/beta fold hydrolase: protein MPHLEVELSAGTVEYEDTGGEGPVAVLLHGVAMNGSLWRDVVAALGPGIRCVVPTLPLGGHRRAMRPDADLSVLGVARLVAEFLERLDLTDVTLAMNDWGGAQALIADGRAQRIGRLVITSCEAFENFPPGLPGRNLVLAAKLPGGLNVAFKLLKIEPLRRLPITWGWMTKRPVDRKVMDAWFQPLWTSPEIRRDLRKYVLGVPPVDELLRWADALRTFDRPALVAWASEDRVMPPEHGLRLAGLLPHGSLVEIPDSYTLIPEDQPGPLAELIRAFILGGAATA from the coding sequence ATGCCGCATCTCGAGGTGGAACTCTCGGCAGGCACGGTCGAGTACGAGGACACGGGAGGCGAGGGGCCCGTCGCGGTCCTGTTGCACGGGGTCGCCATGAACGGCTCGCTGTGGCGCGATGTGGTCGCCGCGCTGGGCCCCGGCATCCGCTGTGTCGTCCCCACCCTCCCGCTGGGCGGACACCGCCGTGCGATGCGGCCCGACGCGGATCTGTCGGTGCTCGGGGTGGCCCGGCTGGTCGCCGAGTTCCTGGAACGGCTCGACCTTACGGACGTCACGCTGGCCATGAACGACTGGGGCGGTGCCCAGGCGCTGATCGCCGACGGCCGCGCCCAGCGCATCGGCCGCCTGGTGATCACCTCCTGCGAGGCGTTCGAGAACTTCCCGCCCGGGCTGCCCGGCCGGAACCTGGTGCTGGCCGCGAAGCTGCCGGGCGGGCTCAACGTGGCCTTCAAGCTGCTGAAGATAGAGCCCCTGCGGCGGCTTCCGATCACCTGGGGGTGGATGACCAAGCGCCCGGTGGACCGGAAGGTGATGGACGCCTGGTTCCAGCCGCTGTGGACCTCCCCGGAGATCCGCCGTGACCTGCGGAAGTACGTTCTCGGGGTGCCACCGGTGGACGAGCTGCTCCGCTGGGCCGACGCGCTGCGCACCTTCGACCGCCCCGCCCTGGTGGCCTGGGCCTCCGAGGACCGCGTCATGCCCCCCGAGCACGGTCTGCGGCTGGCCGGTCTGCTGCCCCACGGCAGCCTGGTGGAGATCCCCGACAGCTACACCCTGATCCCCGAGGACCAGCCGGGGCCGCTGGCCGAGCTGATCCGCGCGTTCATCCTGGGCGGCGCGGCCACGGCCTAG
- the ehuB gene encoding ectoine/hydroxyectoine ABC transporter substrate-binding protein EhuB, producing the protein MAPPREKDTDSREIAKMGPSRRSLLAGGAALGLLGAVGCSRVSGSGAKDGGNLLERLRSQGTVRLGIAGEIPFGYIDKNGEFTGEAPEIAKIIFKRLGVPKVQPVPTEFGSLIPGLRSQQFDVVSAGMYINPDRCAQVIFSDPDYRMRDAFIVRKGNPKNIHNYQDIVKQKAKMATGTAYAQIGYAEAVGIKQSDMLILPDQLAGLLAVEQGRADVFAGTTVTVHNVVKQRNSRQAEATEPFQAYVDGKPDIGAGGFAFRPEETKLRDAFNVELHKMKKSGELLRIVRPFGFTKEEMTDLTAKELCS; encoded by the coding sequence ATGGCTCCACCACGTGAGAAAGACACCGATAGCAGAGAAATAGCGAAAATGGGACCCAGCCGCCGCTCTCTTCTCGCCGGCGGCGCGGCCCTGGGTCTGCTGGGCGCGGTCGGCTGCAGCCGGGTGTCCGGCTCCGGCGCCAAGGACGGGGGCAATCTGCTGGAGCGGCTGCGGTCGCAGGGCACGGTCCGACTGGGAATAGCGGGGGAGATCCCATTCGGCTATATCGACAAAAACGGCGAGTTCACCGGCGAGGCGCCGGAGATCGCGAAGATCATCTTCAAGCGGCTGGGAGTGCCCAAGGTCCAGCCGGTGCCGACCGAGTTCGGCTCGCTCATCCCCGGCCTTCGCTCGCAGCAGTTCGACGTGGTCTCGGCGGGGATGTACATCAATCCCGACCGCTGCGCCCAGGTGATCTTCTCCGACCCCGACTACCGCATGCGTGACGCGTTCATCGTGCGCAAGGGGAATCCCAAGAACATCCACAATTACCAGGACATCGTCAAACAGAAGGCCAAAATGGCTACTGGCACCGCATATGCCCAGATCGGGTACGCGGAGGCCGTCGGGATCAAGCAGAGCGACATGCTGATCCTCCCCGACCAGCTCGCCGGGCTGCTGGCCGTGGAACAGGGCCGGGCCGATGTCTTCGCGGGCACGACCGTGACCGTCCACAACGTGGTGAAGCAGCGGAACAGCCGACAGGCCGAGGCCACCGAGCCGTTCCAGGCCTACGTCGACGGCAAACCGGACATCGGCGCCGGCGGTTTCGCCTTCCGGCCGGAGGAGACCAAGCTCCGGGACGCCTTCAATGTCGAGTTGCACAAGATGAAGAAGAGCGGCGAGCTGTTGCGCATCGTGCGGCCCTTTGGCTTCACCAAGGAAGAGATGACCGATCTGACCGCCAAGGAGCTGTGCTCATGA
- a CDS encoding acetyl/propionyl/methylcrotonyl-CoA carboxylase subunit alpha — MQKVLIANRGEIAVRVARACRDAGIASVAVYADPDRDACHVRAADEAYALGGDTPAASYLDQAKVLAAAAESGADAVHPGYGFLSENAEFAQAVLDAGLTWIGPPPHAIRDLGDKVAARHIAQRAGAPLVAGTPDPVSGAEEVVAFAEEHGLPIAIKAAFGGGGRGLKVARTMEEVPELYDSAVREAVAAFGRGECFVERYLDKPRHVETQCLADTHGNVVVVSTRDCSLQRRHQKLVEEAPAPFLTPEQNDQLYAASKAILKEAGYVGAGTVEFLVGNDGTISFLEVNTRLQVEHPVTEEVTGIDLVREMFRIADGEKLGYDDPPMRGHSFEFRINGEDPGRNFLPAPGTVTSFVPPAGPGVRLDAGVESGSVIGPAWDSLLAKLIVTGATRTQALQRAARALAEFQVEGMATAIPFHQAVVVDPAFTSEPFTIHTRWIETEFNNTIAPFAPTGMDEVDEPTARETVVVEVGGKRLEISLPAVLGLAVSPGEVAGTKKPKRKAVKKSGSAASGDALASPMQGTIVKVAVNEGDTVAEGDLIVVLEAMKMEQPLNAHRGGIVKSLNANVGASVSAGAVICELKD; from the coding sequence ATGCAAAAGGTGCTCATCGCCAACCGTGGCGAGATCGCTGTCCGTGTTGCCCGTGCCTGCCGGGATGCCGGGATCGCGAGCGTAGCCGTCTACGCCGATCCGGACCGGGACGCATGTCATGTGCGCGCGGCCGATGAAGCCTATGCGCTGGGCGGTGACACCCCGGCGGCCAGCTATCTCGACCAGGCCAAGGTCCTGGCCGCGGCCGCCGAATCCGGCGCCGACGCCGTCCACCCCGGCTACGGATTCCTCTCCGAGAACGCCGAATTCGCCCAGGCCGTCCTCGACGCGGGCCTGACCTGGATCGGCCCCCCGCCGCACGCCATCCGCGACCTGGGCGACAAGGTCGCCGCCCGCCACATCGCCCAGCGCGCCGGCGCCCCCCTGGTCGCCGGCACCCCCGACCCGGTCTCCGGCGCGGAGGAGGTCGTGGCCTTCGCCGAAGAGCACGGCCTGCCGATCGCCATCAAGGCCGCCTTCGGCGGCGGCGGCCGCGGCCTGAAGGTCGCCCGCACCATGGAGGAAGTCCCCGAGCTCTACGACTCCGCGGTCCGCGAGGCCGTGGCGGCGTTCGGCCGCGGGGAGTGCTTCGTCGAGCGCTACCTCGACAAGCCCCGCCACGTGGAGACCCAGTGCCTGGCCGACACCCACGGCAACGTCGTGGTCGTCTCCACCCGTGACTGCTCCCTCCAGCGCCGCCACCAAAAGCTCGTCGAAGAGGCCCCGGCCCCGTTCCTGACCCCGGAGCAGAACGACCAGCTCTACGCCGCCTCCAAGGCCATCCTCAAGGAAGCCGGCTATGTGGGCGCCGGTACCGTCGAGTTCCTCGTGGGCAACGACGGCACGATCTCGTTCCTGGAGGTCAACACCCGTCTCCAGGTGGAGCACCCGGTCACCGAGGAGGTCACCGGCATCGACCTGGTCCGCGAGATGTTCCGCATCGCGGACGGGGAGAAGCTGGGGTACGACGATCCGCCGATGCGGGGGCACTCGTTCGAGTTCCGGATCAATGGTGAGGACCCGGGCCGTAACTTCCTGCCCGCCCCCGGCACCGTGACCTCCTTCGTCCCGCCCGCCGGCCCCGGTGTCCGGCTGGACGCGGGCGTGGAGTCGGGCAGCGTCATCGGCCCGGCGTGGGACTCGCTGCTGGCCAAACTGATCGTCACCGGCGCCACCCGCACCCAGGCCCTCCAGCGCGCCGCCCGTGCCCTGGCGGAGTTCCAGGTCGAGGGCATGGCCACCGCGATCCCGTTCCACCAGGCCGTGGTGGTGGACCCGGCGTTCACCAGCGAGCCGTTCACGATCCACACCCGCTGGATCGAGACCGAGTTCAACAACACCATCGCCCCCTTCGCCCCGACCGGGATGGACGAGGTCGACGAGCCCACCGCCCGGGAGACCGTCGTGGTCGAGGTCGGCGGCAAGCGGCTGGAGATCTCGCTTCCGGCAGTCCTCGGCCTGGCGGTGTCGCCCGGGGAGGTCGCGGGGACCAAGAAGCCGAAGCGCAAGGCGGTCAAGAAGTCCGGCTCCGCCGCCTCCGGCGACGCCCTGGCCTCCCCGATGCAGGGCACCATCGTCAAGGTCGCCGTCAATGAGGGCGACACCGTGGCCGAGGGCGACCTCATCGTCGTCCTGGAGGCCATGAAGATGGAACAGCCCCTCAACGCCCACCGCGGCGGCATCGTCAAGAGCCTGAACGCGAACGTCGGCGCCTCGGTCAGCGCGGGCGCCGTGATCTGCGAACTCAAGGACTGA
- a CDS encoding IclR family transcriptional regulator domain-containing protein, with protein sequence MALRPEPTAPFHSVQHALRILEVVAKHSSGVSDIMIARETRLPAHQLADLLLMLRREGYVEQIADGAYVGGISLALLGSAGPGRGHAVQDKLQSSLTALRDSVGAAVYLSRYVDGEIKITQYADGPRTPKVNEWVDFRSAAHAMALGKCLLTQLDHDSRRDHLSRHKTVRLTSRTTTNEKVLFRKLDSQPATVPVLDLQEYAIGTVCAAVPVSAGRSVGCLALSLPLAHAHRLRQAADALNREAAPMLLSLSI encoded by the coding sequence GTGGCGCTCAGGCCCGAGCCGACCGCACCGTTCCACTCGGTGCAGCACGCCCTCCGGATCCTGGAGGTCGTCGCCAAACACTCGTCCGGCGTCAGCGACATCATGATCGCCCGGGAGACCCGGCTGCCGGCCCACCAGCTCGCCGATCTGCTGCTGATGCTGCGCCGCGAGGGCTATGTGGAGCAGATCGCCGACGGCGCCTATGTCGGCGGGATCTCCCTGGCCCTGCTGGGCTCCGCAGGCCCCGGCCGCGGCCACGCCGTCCAGGACAAGCTCCAGAGCTCCCTGACCGCACTGCGCGACTCGGTGGGCGCGGCGGTCTACCTCAGCCGCTATGTGGACGGCGAAATCAAGATCACGCAGTATGCGGACGGCCCGCGGACGCCCAAGGTCAACGAGTGGGTGGACTTCCGCTCCGCCGCCCATGCCATGGCGCTCGGCAAATGCCTGCTCACCCAGCTCGACCACGACAGCCGCCGCGATCACCTCTCCCGCCACAAGACGGTGCGGCTCACCTCCCGGACCACCACCAACGAGAAGGTGCTGTTCCGCAAGCTGGACAGCCAGCCCGCCACCGTCCCCGTCCTTGACCTGCAGGAATACGCGATCGGCACGGTCTGTGCGGCGGTTCCGGTCAGCGCAGGCCGCTCGGTGGGCTGTCTGGCCCTCTCCCTCCCCCTGGCCCATGCCCACCGGCTGCGCCAGGCCGCCGACGCCCTCAACCGTGAGGCGGCCCCGATGCTGCTCTCCCTCTCGATCTGA